A region of Bacteroidota bacterium DNA encodes the following proteins:
- a CDS encoding TolC family protein encodes MNISKFGKIIFITLIVSTSIKAQDTLKINIYQADSIFLKNSFYLLAASMNIEAQKAQMIQAKLYPNPIFTADFNTYDTENNRAFHVGETGQKTFQFEQLILLGGKRKSEIEMAKTNVAIAELEFQQLTRNLKYQLHSSLYSVGQQEFLLHKYNQQLTLLDSLLSAYQTQVDKGNIPLKELVRLKGAYLKLNNDRAELFKEYFATQSTLQKVLQVFAVVKFEFSEDDIVQYVKLISLDELKVIASANRPDLLIVQQNSLLSQQYLQYQKRVAVPDINLFTSYDQRGGAFQNQVNAGISIPLPLWNRNQGNIKTAQYKLQESQYQTQSLQNGINTEIQNAYAYYSQTISEYKKATNLYNQDFEITINGMTENFQKRNVSIIEFIDFFEAYNEVLTELTRIKTQLVSSAEELNLLTGKDIY; translated from the coding sequence ATGAATATTAGCAAATTCGGAAAAATTATTTTTATTACTCTTATAGTCTCCACATCAATAAAGGCACAGGATACTTTAAAAATAAATATTTATCAAGCCGATAGTATTTTTCTAAAAAATAGTTTTTATCTGCTGGCTGCTTCTATGAATATAGAAGCGCAGAAAGCGCAAATGATACAAGCGAAACTCTATCCCAACCCCATTTTTACAGCCGACTTTAATACTTACGACACTGAAAACAACAGAGCATTTCATGTAGGCGAAACAGGGCAAAAAACATTTCAGTTTGAACAGCTTATTTTATTAGGGGGCAAACGGAAATCGGAAATAGAAATGGCGAAAACGAATGTCGCCATTGCCGAATTGGAATTTCAACAACTTACCCGTAATCTGAAGTATCAGTTGCATAGCAGTCTTTATTCTGTAGGGCAGCAGGAATTTTTATTGCACAAATACAATCAACAACTTACTTTATTGGACAGCTTGCTTTCCGCCTATCAAACACAAGTGGACAAAGGAAATATCCCACTGAAAGAATTAGTTCGACTGAAAGGAGCATACCTCAAATTGAATAACGACCGTGCTGAGCTTTTTAAAGAATATTTCGCTACTCAATCCACTTTACAAAAAGTACTGCAAGTATTTGCTGTCGTAAAATTTGAATTTTCCGAAGATGATATAGTACAATATGTAAAACTTATTTCATTGGATGAACTCAAAGTGATTGCATCTGCAAACCGACCTGATTTATTAATTGTACAACAGAACAGCCTTTTATCACAACAATATCTTCAGTATCAAAAAAGGGTAGCTGTGCCCGACATCAACCTGTTTACATCTTACGACCAAAGGGGAGGAGCTTTCCAAAATCAAGTCAATGCAGGCATTTCAATTCCGCTTCCATTATGGAACCGAAATCAGGGAAACATAAAAACAGCTCAATATAAATTACAGGAAAGTCAATATCAAACTCAGTCACTGCAAAATGGAATAAACACAGAGATACAAAACGCTTATGCGTATTACTCACAAACCATTTCGGAATATAAAAAGGCAACCAATTTATACAATCAGGATTTTGAAATTACCATTAATGGAATGACTGAAAATTTTCAAAAGCGAAATGTATCAATTATAGAATTCATTGACTTTTTTGAAGCATACAATGAAGTGTTGACCGAACTAACAAGAATTAAAACTCAATTGGTGTCTTCTGCCGAAGAATTGAACCTGCTAACTGGAAAAGACATTTACTAA
- a CDS encoding GyrI-like domain-containing protein — MTPRIEDLKEKKLIGKRLTMSLANNKTGGLWQNFMLKRREITNSVTNDLISMQVYKPTYFADFKPTNEFEKWATVEVVDFDKVPTDMETFLLSGGLYAVFEYIGSSNDPSIFQYIFGTWLPSSAYGLDDRPHFEVLGDKYRKNDPASEEEIWIPIKLK; from the coding sequence ATGACACCAAGAATTGAAGATTTGAAGGAAAAGAAGCTAATTGGTAAACGTCTAACTATGAGTTTGGCCAACAACAAGACAGGAGGATTATGGCAAAATTTTATGCTAAAACGCAGAGAAATAACAAACAGTGTTACGAACGATTTGATTTCAATGCAAGTTTATAAACCGACATATTTTGCAGACTTTAAACCAACAAATGAATTTGAAAAATGGGCAACTGTTGAAGTAGTAGATTTTGACAAGGTGCCGACAGATATGGAAACATTCTTATTGTCCGGCGGACTTTATGCCGTATTTGAATATATAGGTTCAAGTAACGACCCAAGTATTTTTCAATACATTTTTGGAACATGGCTGCCAAGTTCTGCTTATGGTTTAGATGATAGACCTCATTTTGAGGTGTTGGGCGATAAATACAGAAAAAATGACCCAGCATCAGAAGAAGAAATTTGGATACCAATAAAACTGAAATAA
- a CDS encoding sensor protein KdpD, whose amino-acid sequence MEETRKSAEEFLNLIKKSRRGKFKIYIGMSAGVGKTFRMLQEAHTLLKTGIDVKIGYIETHYRKETHDLLEGLSVIPRRKLFYKGKELEELDVQAVISLRPEVVIVDELAHTNIQGSKNEKRWQDVLEILEAGINVISAINIQHIESLNEEVKAITGVEVAERIPDKVLALADEVVNIDLTADELIVRLKEGKIYQAEKIQAALNNFFKPEHILQLRELALKEVASQVERKVDIEVPKNIAHRHEKFLACISSNEKTAKNVIHKTSRLASYYNAQWFVLYVQIPAEDTAKIPLDKQRHLINNFKLATELGGQVIRVQEKNIPFAMIEQAKKHNITTICIGKPHLNLFKIILATNIFNELLNNLSASDIDLVILS is encoded by the coding sequence ATGGAAGAAACAAGAAAGTCTGCTGAAGAATTTCTCAACCTGATTAAAAAGTCAAGACGCGGAAAGTTCAAAATCTATATCGGCATGAGTGCTGGTGTGGGAAAAACATTTCGCATGTTGCAAGAAGCTCATACACTTCTCAAAACTGGTATTGATGTAAAAATCGGTTACATAGAAACTCATTACCGGAAAGAAACGCATGATTTGTTGGAAGGGCTTTCGGTTATTCCACGCAGGAAACTTTTTTACAAAGGCAAAGAGTTAGAGGAATTAGATGTGCAAGCGGTTATTTCGCTTCGCCCTGAAGTGGTGATTGTTGACGAGTTGGCACACACCAATATTCAGGGAAGTAAAAACGAAAAGCGTTGGCAGGATGTACTGGAGATTTTGGAAGCAGGAATAAATGTTATCAGTGCTATAAACATTCAGCACATTGAAAGTTTGAATGAAGAAGTAAAAGCTATCACAGGTGTTGAAGTGGCAGAACGAATTCCTGATAAAGTTCTGGCTCTTGCCGATGAAGTGGTAAACATTGACCTCACTGCCGATGAATTGATTGTTCGTTTAAAAGAAGGGAAAATTTATCAGGCCGAAAAAATTCAGGCGGCATTAAATAACTTCTTCAAACCAGAACACATTTTGCAGTTGCGCGAACTCGCATTGAAAGAAGTGGCATCGCAGGTAGAGCGCAAAGTGGATATTGAAGTGCCGAAAAATATTGCTCATCGCCATGAGAAGTTTTTGGCTTGTATTAGCAGCAACGAGAAGACCGCAAAGAATGTAATCCACAAGACCTCTAGGTTAGCCAGTTACTACAACGCACAATGGTTTGTGCTGTATGTTCAAATTCCAGCAGAGGACACCGCGAAAATTCCTTTGGACAAGCAACGACATCTCATCAACAATTTTAAACTTGCTACTGAGTTAGGCGGGCAAGTAATTCGGGTGCAAGAGAAGAATATTCCGTTTGCCATGATCGAACAGGCGAAGAAACACAACATCACTACCATTTGTATTGGTAAGCCGCATTTGAATTTGTTTAAAATAATTTTGGCTACAAATATTTTTAATGAGTTGCTGAATAATTTGTCAGCATCTGATATTGATCTTGTAATTCTATCGTAA
- a CDS encoding efflux RND transporter periplasmic adaptor subunit, with the protein MNTNKQYIQVLALLIFSLILLSGCNENKTEEKQIAFSISDTMFARLSFSVAQTQIAKDKIRLFGKITADNNKTAQVFPVMSGVVKSIDVELGDYVKQNQLLASIQSSEVANFQKEKLDALNDVAIAEKNLQVARDLYVGKLNSEKDVLAAERELDKAKAELSRINEIYSIYQLKTGSVYNITSPISGFVVTKRINQNEQLRSDGNEPIFSVADINEVWVLANVNESDISKIQVGYDVEIKTLAFPDVIYKGKIDKIFNAIDPATKSMKVRIKVPNTDLKLKPEMNCTVSVEFSESQNMVSVPSSALIFDKSKYWLMVFKDRHNIETREIEIYRQLGDTTYIKSGIQHGETVISKNALLIYDAIND; encoded by the coding sequence ATGAATACTAACAAACAATACATTCAAGTATTAGCATTGCTAATTTTTAGTTTAATCCTTCTAAGTGGATGTAACGAAAATAAAACAGAAGAAAAACAAATTGCCTTCTCTATAAGCGACACCATGTTTGCCCGTCTTAGTTTTTCTGTCGCCCAAACACAAATTGCTAAAGACAAAATCCGCTTGTTTGGCAAAATAACAGCAGATAACAATAAAACCGCCCAAGTCTTTCCTGTAATGAGCGGAGTAGTAAAATCTATTGATGTTGAGTTAGGAGATTATGTAAAACAAAATCAGCTGCTGGCAAGCATTCAAAGCAGCGAGGTGGCAAATTTTCAAAAAGAAAAATTGGATGCTCTGAATGACGTTGCCATTGCCGAAAAAAACTTGCAAGTAGCAAGAGACTTGTATGTTGGAAAACTGAATTCAGAAAAAGATGTATTAGCTGCCGAAAGAGAGTTGGACAAAGCTAAAGCTGAATTATCCCGCATCAATGAAATATACAGCATTTATCAGTTAAAGACGGGCTCTGTTTACAACATTACTTCTCCTATCAGTGGATTTGTCGTAACAAAAAGAATCAATCAGAATGAACAGTTACGTTCTGATGGTAACGAACCAATATTTTCAGTAGCCGACATAAACGAAGTATGGGTATTAGCCAATGTAAATGAAAGTGACATCTCAAAAATACAGGTTGGCTATGATGTGGAAATCAAAACGCTTGCTTTTCCCGATGTGATTTATAAAGGGAAAATAGATAAAATATTTAATGCCATTGACCCTGCAACAAAATCTATGAAAGTGAGAATAAAAGTTCCTAATACCGATTTAAAACTTAAACCCGAAATGAATTGCACGGTAAGCGTAGAATTTTCCGAAAGCCAAAATATGGTTTCAGTTCCTTCATCTGCGCTCATTTTTGATAAAAGTAAATACTGGTTGATGGTATTTAAAGACAGGCATAATATTGAAACAAGAGAAATAGAAATATACAGGCAGTTAGGCGATACCACCTATATAAAAAGTGGAATACAACACGGAGAAACAGTTATATCCAAAAATGCGTTATTGATTTATGATGCCATTAACGACTAA
- a CDS encoding HAMP domain-containing histidine kinase — translation MGENRLPENIKTTTFEISYLNEKFNELVQRTHEAFAFQKHSIHHISHQLKTPITVLISELERIKSYNEAEKIKSELENQIIKTKSLADIINVLLEISKVEAGQTISREQMRIDEIIFDSIEELNTLYPNFNFEINYLPQEPDANNLILNINEMLIRQAIQNLLSNCIAYSNNSKAEVKIDCRLKQELRIFISNTGKVVSKGEEKYLFNHFFRGENSRGITGFGLGLVLAKQIIVLNSGSIVYSNPSANLNVFELRFPLS, via the coding sequence TTGGGTGAAAATCGATTACCCGAAAATATTAAAACAACAACTTTTGAAATTTCATATCTTAATGAGAAATTTAATGAGCTGGTTCAAAGAACGCATGAAGCATTTGCTTTTCAAAAACATTCTATCCATCACATTTCTCATCAGTTAAAAACACCCATTACAGTTTTAATCTCTGAATTGGAGAGAATAAAAAGCTATAATGAAGCAGAAAAAATAAAATCAGAACTTGAAAATCAAATCATTAAAACCAAATCATTAGCCGATATTATCAATGTGCTTCTTGAAATTTCAAAAGTCGAAGCAGGGCAGACTATCAGCAGGGAGCAAATGCGAATTGATGAAATTATTTTTGACAGTATTGAAGAACTAAATACGCTTTATCCTAACTTTAACTTTGAAATAAATTACTTACCCCAAGAGCCAGATGCCAATAATCTAATTTTGAATATTAATGAAATGCTCATCAGGCAGGCAATTCAAAATTTATTAAGTAATTGTATTGCTTACAGCAATAATTCAAAAGCTGAAGTAAAAATTGATTGTAGGTTAAAGCAGGAGTTAAGAATATTCATTAGTAATACTGGCAAAGTTGTTTCAAAAGGAGAAGAAAAATATTTGTTCAATCATTTTTTTAGAGGAGAAAATAGTCGGGGTATAACAGGCTTTGGGTTAGGTTTGGTTCTTGCGAAACAGATAATCGTTCTCAATTCCGGCAGTATTGTTTACTCCAATCCTTCTGCAAACCTCAATGTATTTGAGCTCCGATTTCCATTAAGCTAA
- the kdpF gene encoding K(+)-transporting ATPase subunit F: MTALFIIAIFLFGYMIYVLLKPEKF; the protein is encoded by the coding sequence ATGACCGCACTATTCATCATCGCTATTTTTCTTTTCGGCTACATGATTTATGTATTACTCAAACCGGAAAAATTCTAG
- the kdpB gene encoding potassium-transporting ATPase subunit KdpB, producing the protein MFQSQLLEEALIQSFIKLNPKTMFSNPVMFTVWIGTLVMLIVSLWTISGAIGQGSFAYNFVVFIVLLLTLLFANFAEAIAEARGKAQTDSLRKTREETPAKLENGQTVPSSQLKKGNIFICEAGDTVPTDGEIIEGIATIDESAITGESAPVIREEGGDKSSVTGGTKVLSDRIKVVVTTQPGESFLDKMIALVEGASRQKTPNEIALTILLAGFTLVFIIVCVTLKPFADYANTPITIAAFISLFVCLIPTTIGGLLSAIGIAGMDRALRANVITKSGKAVETAGDIDVLLLDKTGTITIGNRKATKFYPANGMDEKQFIKSVVLSSMSDSTPEGKSIIELAGINPLNYKIENARFIKFTAETRSSGIDFENTRIRKGASDAIRNLCEKSGSSFPTETAEQVKLISSNGGTPLVVSENEKVIGVIELQDIIKPGIQERFERLRKMGIKTVMVTGDNPLTAKYIAEKAGVDDFIAEAKPEDKMNYIRKEQSEGRLVAMMGDGTNDAPALAQADVGVAMNSGTQAAKEAGNMVDLDNDPTKLIEVVEIGKQLLMTRGTLTTFSIANDVAKYFAIVPALFITSIPALQGLNIMKLHSPESAILSAVIFNAIIIPLLIPLALNGVTYKPIGASALLRRNLLIYGLGGVIVPFIGIKLIDLVVSLFF; encoded by the coding sequence TTGTTTCAATCTCAACTGTTGGAAGAGGCACTCATACAATCGTTCATTAAACTGAACCCGAAAACCATGTTCAGCAATCCGGTCATGTTCACCGTTTGGATTGGCACTTTGGTAATGCTCATAGTTTCCCTTTGGACTATATCTGGTGCAATTGGACAAGGTTCATTTGCTTATAATTTTGTTGTCTTTATAGTGTTGCTGCTCACTTTGCTCTTCGCCAATTTTGCTGAAGCAATTGCTGAAGCAAGAGGAAAAGCACAGACCGATAGTTTGCGTAAAACACGCGAAGAAACTCCTGCAAAACTGGAAAACGGCCAAACGGTTCCTTCTTCTCAGCTAAAAAAGGGCAACATCTTTATCTGCGAAGCAGGAGATACAGTTCCCACTGACGGAGAAATTATTGAAGGTATTGCAACTATTGATGAAAGTGCTATCACAGGCGAAAGTGCACCCGTTATTCGTGAAGAGGGGGGAGATAAAAGTTCTGTTACCGGAGGAACAAAAGTGTTGAGCGATAGAATTAAAGTAGTCGTTACCACACAACCCGGTGAAAGTTTCTTGGATAAAATGATTGCGCTGGTGGAAGGTGCAAGCCGTCAAAAAACACCGAACGAAATTGCACTTACTATTTTATTGGCAGGTTTCACATTGGTGTTCATCATCGTTTGCGTTACGCTCAAACCCTTTGCTGATTATGCCAACACCCCCATCACCATTGCTGCATTCATTTCACTTTTCGTTTGTTTAATTCCTACAACCATTGGCGGTTTACTTTCTGCTATTGGCATTGCAGGAATGGACAGGGCTTTACGAGCCAATGTAATTACCAAAAGCGGAAAGGCGGTGGAGACCGCAGGCGATATTGATGTGTTGTTGTTGGACAAAACGGGAACTATCACTATCGGCAATCGCAAAGCCACCAAATTTTATCCCGCTAATGGTATGGACGAAAAACAGTTCATCAAATCAGTCGTGCTCAGCTCCATGAGCGACAGCACACCCGAAGGGAAATCAATCATTGAATTAGCAGGTATAAATCCACTCAATTACAAGATTGAGAATGCACGCTTCATAAAATTCACGGCTGAAACAAGAAGTTCAGGTATTGATTTTGAAAACACTCGTATTCGTAAAGGGGCATCTGATGCAATCAGAAATTTGTGCGAAAAATCAGGAAGCAGTTTTCCAACCGAAACTGCCGAGCAGGTAAAACTGATTTCAAGCAATGGAGGAACTCCGCTTGTAGTTTCTGAAAACGAAAAGGTGATAGGTGTCATTGAATTGCAGGACATCATCAAGCCAGGCATCCAGGAACGCTTTGAGCGTCTTCGAAAAATGGGAATTAAAACTGTGATGGTAACAGGCGACAATCCGCTCACAGCAAAATATATAGCTGAAAAAGCGGGTGTGGATGATTTTATTGCCGAAGCAAAACCAGAGGATAAAATGAATTATATCCGCAAGGAACAATCAGAAGGAAGATTGGTTGCCATGATGGGTGATGGAACAAACGATGCTCCGGCACTGGCGCAAGCTGACGTTGGTGTTGCAATGAACAGCGGAACACAGGCAGCTAAAGAAGCCGGCAACATGGTTGATTTGGATAATGACCCCACCAAACTGATTGAGGTGGTTGAAATTGGGAAACAACTTTTAATGACACGCGGCACACTCACCACTTTCAGTATTGCCAACGATGTGGCAAAATATTTTGCCATTGTTCCGGCGCTTTTTATCACATCAATTCCCGCTTTGCAAGGTTTGAACATTATGAAATTGCATAGTCCTGAAAGTGCCATTCTTTCGGCTGTAATTTTTAATGCCATCATTATCCCCTTGCTCATTCCGCTTGCGCTAAATGGCGTGACCTACAAACCTATTGGAGCCAGTGCGCTGCTGCGCAGAAATCTTCTCATCTATGGTTTGGGTGGCGTAATCGTTCCGTTCATCGGCATTAAACTCATTGACTTAGTTGTTTCTCTATTCTTTTAA
- a CDS encoding response regulator transcription factor yields MNILVIEDDTTLNKNINEALRAENLNAESVFDGLLAERMLKRGHFDCVVMDVNLPEKTGFELCREYRKFNATTPVLMLTAFSELDDKVKGFDCGADDYLTKPFFMRELILRINALIKRNKNQNSNRQESTQIIAGDIIINQATKKVLRQGNEILLTPREYQILLKLAENKGEIVPKSDLIKEIWGGAVGTNTNTIEVYINFLRNKLDKPFGKNTIKTKVGYGYYLDIE; encoded by the coding sequence ATGAACATTTTAGTAATAGAAGACGATACAACTTTGAACAAAAATATTAATGAGGCTTTGCGGGCGGAAAACCTAAATGCTGAAAGTGTTTTTGATGGTTTGTTGGCAGAAAGGATGCTGAAAAGAGGCCATTTCGATTGTGTCGTAATGGACGTTAACTTACCCGAAAAGACAGGTTTTGAGTTGTGCCGTGAATACAGAAAATTTAATGCCACGACACCAGTCCTGATGTTAACTGCATTTAGCGAATTGGACGATAAAGTGAAAGGGTTTGATTGCGGTGCAGATGATTATCTCACAAAACCCTTCTTTATGCGGGAGTTGATTTTAAGGATTAATGCACTCATTAAGCGAAACAAAAATCAAAATTCCAATCGTCAGGAAAGTACACAGATAATTGCAGGAGATATAATCATTAATCAAGCAACAAAAAAGGTTTTAAGACAGGGAAATGAGATTTTACTCACACCACGAGAATACCAGATTTTACTAAAACTTGCAGAAAACAAAGGGGAAATCGTCCCCAAAAGCGACCTGATAAAAGAAATCTGGGGCGGGGCAGTTGGTACCAACACAAACACGATTGAAGTGTATATAAATTTCTTAAGGAACAAATTAGATAAGCCCTTTGGTAAAAATACTATTAAAACAAAAGTTGGTTATGGTTATTATTTAGATATTGAATGA
- a CDS encoding K(+)-transporting ATPase subunit C yields the protein MKSNILPAIKLTLLLLVFFCGIYTLVIYGISQFASNSGKGDIVTHNGKTYYSNIAQSFTDDNYFWSRPSAVAYNAAGSGGSNKGPSNPDYLAEVQSRIDTFLVHNPGIDKSEIPSDLVTASGSGLDPHISVQAAKVQVKRIAKIRGIAEAKIQELIILNTEKPLFGLFGTEHINVLKLNIALDNLK from the coding sequence ATGAAATCAAATATTCTTCCGGCCATCAAACTCACACTGCTTTTATTAGTGTTCTTCTGTGGCATCTACACTTTAGTTATTTACGGAATTTCGCAGTTCGCATCAAACAGCGGTAAAGGCGATATCGTTACCCACAATGGTAAAACCTATTATAGCAATATCGCGCAAAGTTTTACGGACGATAACTATTTCTGGTCGCGTCCGTCGGCTGTTGCATACAATGCGGCGGGCAGTGGAGGAAGCAACAAAGGTCCTTCAAATCCTGATTACTTAGCCGAAGTGCAATCGCGCATTGACACTTTCCTCGTTCACAACCCCGGCATTGACAAATCAGAAATTCCAAGTGATTTAGTAACAGCCAGCGGTAGCGGACTAGACCCTCACATTTCTGTGCAAGCTGCTAAGGTGCAGGTTAAGCGCATTGCAAAAATTCGCGGCATTGCCGAAGCAAAAATTCAGGAACTCATTATTTTAAACACCGAGAAGCCCTTGTTCGGTTTGTTCGGAACAGAACACATCAATGTTTTAAAACTCAACATCGCCTTAGACAATCTTAAATAA
- a CDS encoding transposase — protein sequence MIADQNTRQIVCTEVGNGRKHDYKLYKQSQTPIHPTITAEVDTGYQGLQKAHPNTEIPKKRSKKIRLPKQINKETNGYPPQVAIENIIRKLKIFRILAENSNRRRRFKLRLNLIAAIANLLTKPI from the coding sequence ATAATAGCAGACCAAAATACCCGACAGATTGTTTGCACCGAAGTGGGAAATGGACGCAAGCATGATTACAAGCTGTATAAACAAAGCCAAACACCCATCCATCCCACCATAACCGCAGAAGTAGATACCGGATACCAAGGATTACAAAAGGCACATCCCAATACCGAAATACCAAAGAAAAGAAGCAAGAAAATCCGCTTACCAAAACAGATAAACAAAGAAACCAACGGATATCCTCCACAGGTGGCTATCGAGAATATCATCCGAAAACTCAAAATATTCAGAATACTGGCTGAAAATTCAAACAGAAGAAGAAGGTTCAAATTGCGGCTCAACCTAATCGCGGCTATTGCTAACTTACTAACTAAGCCTATTTGA
- a CDS encoding porin: MKTYWANFKSTNHFRLLETYYSYDFANPANHVRQPFVYSFNRHNEFNLNLGYIKLAFATENIRANIALMAGVYSNDNLSAEPGVLKNVFEANTGVKILKKKNLWIDAGIFVSHIGFESAIGKDCWNLTRSILADNSPYYETGVKISYTTDNGKWFVSGLILNGWQRIYRRDGNNFPAFGHQLTFKPNSKITLNSSSFVGSDMPDSTRQMRYFHNLYGQFQLHEKFGIIVGFDIGAQQQSKNSSTYNTWYSPVLILKVSPTDKFSIAARGEYYSDANGVIIATGTPNNFQTFGYSLNFDYLIHNNVLWRVEGRGFSSKDKIFMLNDKPNKNNYFLTTSLAVSF, encoded by the coding sequence ATCAAAACCTATTGGGCAAATTTCAAAAGCACTAACCATTTCCGGTTACTTGAAACTTATTACAGTTATGATTTTGCAAACCCTGCAAATCATGTTCGTCAGCCTTTTGTTTATTCATTCAATAGACACAATGAATTCAATTTGAATTTGGGGTACATCAAACTAGCTTTTGCGACGGAGAATATTCGTGCCAACATTGCACTTATGGCGGGGGTATACAGCAACGACAATCTTTCGGCAGAACCTGGAGTATTGAAAAATGTTTTTGAAGCTAACACAGGGGTCAAGATTTTAAAAAAGAAAAACCTTTGGATTGATGCGGGAATTTTTGTTTCTCACATTGGCTTTGAAAGTGCAATCGGTAAAGATTGTTGGAATTTAACCCGCAGCATCTTAGCCGACAATTCTCCTTACTATGAAACAGGGGTAAAAATTTCTTACACCACCGACAACGGCAAATGGTTTGTAAGTGGACTAATTCTGAACGGTTGGCAGCGCATTTACCGCAGAGACGGAAATAATTTTCCCGCCTTCGGTCATCAACTCACTTTCAAACCCAATTCAAAAATCACCCTCAACAGCAGTTCATTTGTCGGCAGCGATATGCCCGACAGCACAAGACAAATGCGCTACTTCCACAATCTGTATGGACAATTCCAGTTGCACGAAAAATTCGGGATAATTGTTGGCTTTGACATTGGCGCGCAACAGCAATCAAAAAACAGCAGCACTTACAACACTTGGTATTCGCCTGTTTTAATTCTTAAAGTAAGCCCCACCGATAAATTCAGCATTGCCGCAAGAGGCGAATATTACAGCGATGCAAATGGAGTAATTATTGCAACCGGAACTCCCAACAATTTTCAGACCTTTGGATATTCATTAAACTTTGATTATCTCATTCATAATAATGTTTTGTGGCGTGTGGAGGGAAGGGGATTTTCAAGCAAAGACAAAATTTTTATGCTGAACGATAAACCCAACAAAAACAATTATTTCTTAACCACTTCACTTGCCGTTTCATTCTGA